From a single Miscanthus floridulus cultivar M001 chromosome 8, ASM1932011v1, whole genome shotgun sequence genomic region:
- the LOC136471509 gene encoding aquaporin NIP1-1, with translation MAGGGDHNSQTNGGHDQRAMEEGRKEEYADQGCAAMVVSVPFIQKIIAEIFGTYFLMFAGCGAVTINASKNGQITFPGVAIVWGLAVMVMVYAVGHISGAHFNPAVTFAFATSGRFPWRQLPAYVLAQMLGATLASGTLRLLFGGRHEHFPGTLPTGSEVQSLVIEIIITFYLMFVISGVATDNRAIGELAGLAVGATILLNVLIAGPVSGASMNPARSVGPALVSGEYRSIWVYVVGPVVGAVAGAWAYNLIRFTNKPLREITKSTSFLKSMNRMNSASASA, from the exons ATGGCCGGAGGCGGCGACCACAACTCCCAGACGAACGGAGGTCACGACCAGAGGGCCATGGAGGAGGGCAGGAAGGAGGAGTACGCTGACCAGGGCTGCGCCGCCATGGTCGTCTCCGTCCCATTCATCCAGAAG ATCATCGCGGAGATCTTCGGCACCTACTTCCTGATGTTCGCGGGTTGCGGCGCGGTGACGATCAACGCGAGCAAGAACGGGCAGATCACGTTCCCGGGGGTGGCCATCGTGTGGGGTCTGGCCGTCATGGTGATGGTGTACGCCGTGGGCCACATCTCCGGCGCGCACTTCAACCCGGCCGTCACCTTCGCCTTCGCCACCAGCGGGCGGTTCCCGTGGCGGCAGCTGCCCGCGTACGTGCTGGCGCAGATGCTGGGCGCCACGCTGGCGTCGGGCACGCTGCGCCTCTTGTTCGGCGGAAGGCACGAGCACTTCCCCGGCACGCTCCCCACGGGGTCCGAGGTGCAGTCGCTCGTCATCGAGATCATCATCACGTTTTACCTCATGTTCGTCATCTCCGGCGTCGCCACGGACAACAGAGCG ATCGGGGAGCTGGCAGGGCTGGCCGTGGGCGCAACCATCCTGCTTAACGTGCTCATTGCCGG ACCCGTCTCTGGCGCGTCGATGAACCCGGCCCGGAGCGTGGGCCCTGCGCTGGTGAGCGGGGAGTACCGGTCCATCTGGGTGTACGTGGTGGGCCCCGTGGTGGGGGCCGTGGCCGGGGCGTGGGCCTACAACCTGATCCGCTTCACCAACAAGCCCCTCCGCGAGATCACCAAGAGCACCTCCTTCCTCAAGAGCATGAACAGGATGaactccgcctccgcctccgcctga